DNA sequence from the Fusobacterium sp. DD2 genome:
ATTTTTTGGAGAATTTAATCAGAGGTGACGTTATGAAAAAAACTAATGCAATGAGAGAATTGGATAAAAGTAAAATAGAATACAGTTATAAAGAGTATGAAGTAGATGAAAATGACCTTGGTGCAATAGCTGTATCAATAAAGACAGGACAGGATATAACAAAGATATTTAAAACTTTAGTACTTTTAACTGATAAAAATGATATGATAGTAGCTTGTATTCCTGGAGCAGATAATATAGATTTAAAAAAACTTGCAAAAGTAGCAGGGGCAAAAAAAGTAGAGATGCTTGAAATGAAAAAACTTCTTCCTATGACTGGATATATAAGAGGTGGATGTTCTCCAATAGGGATAAAGAAAAGACATAGAACATTTATCCATGAATCTGCTTTAACAAAAGATGAGATTATGATAAGTGCTGGAATAAGAGGACTTCAGATTGTTATAAAACCTGAGGATCTGATAAAACATGTAGATATGGAAGTTGCAGATATTATAGTATAATTTATAAAAAACTCTTGAAAAAGCATAAAAAAACTCCTACAATGAAATATGATGGAAGTTGTTTGATATAGTATAGATATTTTATTAAAGAGGGTAAATCTATGCAGGAGAAAGAGATTAAAATAATTGAACAGGGAATGATTGTGGCAATTTCAGTGTGGATATCTATGATACTTTGTGATATGTTTGGACTTTCAAAATTTTACGCAGGTATTGCTGCACTAAATGTTATCAATTTAAATGATGCAAGAACTAGAAGACAGGCTTATGAGAGAACTGTTACCACTTTTTTAGGAGGACTTGTTGCCTGTGGAATTGCATATAGTGGTTTTCAACAGAATATGCTTCTGTATGTAATTGGACTTGGTATAGTGTGCTGCATAACAGAGTTTATAATTCATGTGCCAGCTACTGTTGGATGTATTGCATTTACTTATATAATGCTTAATATAGATCCTGGACGAACTCCTACTCTTTATTTAGAAGAAAGAGTATTAGGAACAGCAGCAGGAGCTCTTATAGTCTCAGTTCTTGTTACAGCTTATAGCAGATTGAAACATAAACCTAAAGAAACATTTGAAAGAATCACAGAGAAAGATATAATTCATCATATAAAAAGAGGTGTGATACCTGGTATAGCAGTTATATTAGGATATCTTATAGTATCTTATTTAAATAAGCATATGAGTTCAAAATATGTGACTAACTATACTCTTTACTATTGTGCCCTTGCTTCTGTAGTACCATTTCATGTGGATATGAAAGAGTTATTACATAAGT
Encoded proteins:
- the ybaK gene encoding Cys-tRNA(Pro) deacylase: MKKTNAMRELDKSKIEYSYKEYEVDENDLGAIAVSIKTGQDITKIFKTLVLLTDKNDMIVACIPGADNIDLKKLAKVAGAKKVEMLEMKKLLPMTGYIRGGCSPIGIKKRHRTFIHESALTKDEIMISAGIRGLQIVIKPEDLIKHVDMEVADIIV
- a CDS encoding FUSC family protein; amino-acid sequence: MQEKEIKIIEQGMIVAISVWISMILCDMFGLSKFYAGIAALNVINLNDARTRRQAYERTVTTFLGGLVACGIAYSGFQQNMLLYVIGLGIVCCITEFIIHVPATVGCIAFTYIMLNIDPGRTPTLYLEERVLGTAAGALIVSVLVTAYSRLKHKPKETFERITEKDIIHHIKRGVIPGIAVILGYLIVSYLNKHMSSKYVTNYTLYYCALASVVPFHVDMKELLHKSKERVISTIAGGIIAFFFVILNLKGIFWTGCGILVVIFIIETFIKVSASLGGIVFLFIMVNMTEEITPLVYYVDRVVGTIIGVLLIISVSYMIGKLKNYILVQRGL